The following are from one region of the Salvia hispanica cultivar TCC Black 2014 chromosome 1, UniMelb_Shisp_WGS_1.0, whole genome shotgun sequence genome:
- the LOC125189039 gene encoding uncharacterized protein LOC125189039, whose protein sequence is MEALWKLEDKWNLSTQKAIAIFTCASFLLIGACFAAATWRRRRRRVHQEAPPPSRRSVEVLLGSVGWSRPRNIEWEEIRRPVLVKREGQSHHDSAAAVWQRPILMGGKCELPRFSGLILYDQRGTPLHQGIMCKQETMQAPTTLRDLL, encoded by the exons atggaaGCATTGTGGAAATTAGAAGACAAATGGAACCTCTCAACCCAAAAGGCCATAGCCATATTCACATGCGCCTCATTCCTACTCATCGGGGCGTGTTTCGCCGCCGCCACGTGGCGGCGTCGGCGGCGGCGCGTGCACCAAGAGGCGCCGCCGCCGTCGAGGAGGAGCGTGGAGGTGCTGTTGGGGTCGGTGGGGTGGAGCCGGCCGCGGAATATCGAGTGGGAGGAGATCCGGCGGCCGGTGCTGGTGAAGAGGGAGGGGCAGAGCCACCACGACTCGGCCGCAGCGGTGTGGCAGCGGCCGATTTTGATGGGAGGGAAGTGTGAGCTGCCGAGGTTTAGTGGACTCATTCTCTATGATCAAAGGGGCACTCCACTTCACCAAGGAATCATGTGCAAACAG GAGACGATGCAGGCTCCAACTACATTGAGGGACTTGCTATGA
- the LOC125212717 gene encoding ribokinase — translation MVAFAALSTPKPYPQSPNLETPPIHPQSAQFRPPPLPTPSFSLKSSPAASPPPLVVVGSANADIYVEIERLPREGETISAATGQTLAGGKGANQAVCGGRLAYPTYFVGQVGPDAHGRLVAEALQGGGVALDRLTTVAGAPTGHAVVMLQPDGQNSIIIVGGANMAGWPESLAAEDVAVVESAGIVLLQREIPDFVNIQVAKAARRSGVPVILDAGGVDAPIPPELLQFIDILSPNESELARLTNMPTESFEQISQAVGKCHEMGVKEVLVKLGAKGSVLFTEGKEPMRQPIISAPKVVDTTGAGDTFTAAFAVALVEGKPRKECLEFAAAAASLCVQVKGAIPSMPDRKSVSNLIQMHY, via the exons ATGGTAGCATTCGCAGCCCTCTCAACCCCAAAACCATACCCCCAATCCCCCAACCTCGAAACCCCCCCAATCCACCCCCAATCCGCCCAATTCCGCCCCCCTCCTCTCCCCACCCCTTCCTTCTCCCTCAAATCCTCCCCCGCCGcctctccgccgccgctgGTGGTGGTGGGCTCCGCCAACGCCGACATCTACGTCGAGATCGAGCGCCTCCCCCGCGAGGGCGAGACCATCTCCGCCGCCACGGGCCAGACCCTCGCCGGCGGCAAGGGCGCCAATCAGGCCGTCTGCGGCGGCCGCCTCGCCTATCCGACCTACTTCGTGGGCCAGGTGGGCCCCGACGCCCACGGCCGCCTCGTCGCGGAGGCCCTCCAGGGCGGCGGCGTGGCGCTCGACCGCCTCACCACGGTGGCGGGTGCCCCCACGGGCCACGCGGTGGTGATGCTGCAGCCGGACGGGCAGAACTCGATTATCATCGTGGGAGGGGCGAATATGGCCGGGTGGCCGGAGAGCTTGGCGGCGGAGGATGTGGCGGTGGTGGAGAGTGCCGGGATTGTTTTGCTGCAGAGGGAGATTCCTGATTTTGTCAACATTCAGGTTGCAAAG GCTGCACGGAGGTCTGGTGTTCCAGTCATCTTGGATGCCGGGGGAGTTGATGCACCAATTCCTCCGGAGCTACTCCAGTTTATCGATATTCTGAGTCCAAACGAATCTGAGCTTGCTCGTCTAACAAATATGCCCACGGAAAGCTTTGAGCAGATCAGCCAAGCTGTAGGGAAATGCCACGAAATG GGTGTTAAGGAAGTGCTCGTGAAACTTGGAGCCAAAGGCTCGGTTCTTTTCACGGAAGGGAAGGAACCAATGAGACAACCGATCATATCAGCTCCGAAAGTGGTTGACACGACAGGAGCTGGCGATACCTTCACTGCAGCTTTCGCTGTCGCCCTCGTGGAGGGAAAGCCCAGGAAAGAATGCCTGGAATTTGCTG CTGCTGCGGCTTCTCTTTGTGTGCAAGTAAAGGGTGCCATCCCGAGCATGCCCGACAGGAAATCAGTCTCGAATCTTATCCAGATGCATTATTAG
- the LOC125201281 gene encoding mitogen-activated protein kinase 15-like, with translation MPLQDQGKKILKEAEFFTDYGDANRYKILEIIGKGSYGVVCAAIDTHTGGKVAIKKITDIFEHMSDAIRILREIKLLRLLRHPDIVEIKRIILPPSRRDFRDIYVVFELMESDLHQVIKANDDLTHEHHRFFLYQMLRALKFMHTANVFHRDLKPKNILANANCKLKICDFGLARVAFSDAPTTSFWTDYVATRWYRAPELCGSFFSKYTPAIDIWSIGCIFAEVLTGKPLFPGKSVVQQLDLITDLLGTPSSDTISGVRNEKARKYLLDLTEKRPVPFTEKFPNADPLALKLLEKMLSFDPKDRPSAEEALSDPYFKGLSKIEREPSCQPISKLEFEFERRRVTKEDIRELIFREVLEYHPQLLRDYISGNGGTSFLYPSAIGNFKKQFAYLEENIGKNGPVIPPERKHVSLPRSTVNSCPIPPKPVGNSSTFDSRQITGEMSTAAISGDISKVMRPPPRAPNAKPARPAGPVLPYENARYVNDSHDGRIYVQNSILHQSVSPHCYHRSNPGKYSRIASEMEASQLKQAVKSINGTGLEIDSKGQAQYTPSKLNSCTSFDMNSNPYYRSQVKAGMLNGRIAIDAKLLQAQSQLVAAGAAAAAAREVGAVQLGLT, from the exons ATGCCGCTGCAAGATCAAGGGAAGAAG ATCCTGAAGGAAGCAGAATTCTTTACTGACTATGGAGATGCGAATAGATATAAGATTCTGGAAATTATTGGAAAGGGCAGCTATGGAGTTGTTTGTGCTGCAATTGATACACATACAGGAGGAAAAGTAgctataaagaaaataacagacatTTTTGAGCACATGTCTGATGCAATTCGGATTTTGCGTGAAATTAAGTTGCTACGCCTGTTACGCCATCCTGATATTGTGGAAATTAAACGAATCATTTTACCACCCTCTAGGAGGGACTTCAGAGACATTTATGTTGTTTTTGAGCTTATGGAGTCAGACCTTCATCAAGTCATAAAAGCTAATGATGACTTGACACATGAGCATCACCGATTTTTCCTCTACCAGATGTTACGGGCACTTAAATTTATGCATACAG CCAATGTATTTCATCGGGATCTCAAACCGAAGAATATACTAGCAAATGCCAACTGCAAActtaaaatatgtgattttggACTAGCAAGAGTGGCTTTCAGTGATGCTCCAACAACAAGTTTTTGGACG GATTATGTTGCTACAAGATGGTACAGGGCTCCAGAGCTGTGTGGTTCTTTCTTCTCTAAG TATACTCCTGCAATTGATATTTGGAGCATAGGCTGTATCTTTGCCGAAGTCTTGACGGGCAAGCCTTTGTTTCCTGGTAAAAGTGTTGTGCAGCAGCTGGATTTAATTACTGATCTTCTTGGGACACCTTCATCGGATACAATTTCTGGG GTACGTAATGAGAAAGCCAGGAAGTATTTGTTGGATTTGACAGAAAAGCGCCCAGTGCCTTTTACTGAGAAATTCCCAAATGCAGATCCTCTGGCTCTCAAATTATTGGAGAAGATGTTGTCATTTGACCCTAAGGATCGTCCAAGTGCCGAAGAG GCGCTATCTGATCCCTACTTCAAGGGGCTGTCTAAAATTGAGCGGGAGCCATCTTGTCAGCCAATCTCGAAGTTGGAATTTGAGTTTGAAAGACGAAGAGTGACAAAGGAAGATATTAGGGAATTAATATTCCGGGAAGTATTAGAGTACCATCCTCAATTATTGAGGGATTACATATCAGGAAACGGTGGCACGAGTTTTCTCTATCCTAG TGCCATTGGTAATTTCAAGAAGCAATTTGCTTACCTTGAGGAAAATATTGGGAAAAATGGGCCTGTGATTCCTCCCGAGAGAAAGCATGTATCTCTTCCAAG GTCTACCGTAAATTCCTGTCCAATTCCTCCAAAACCAGTAGGAAATAGTTCAACATTCGATAGTCGTCAAATCACTGGAGAAATGTCAACTGCCGCCATTTCAGGGGATATATCGAAGGTTATGCGGCCTCCACCAAGGGCGCCTAATG CAAAACCAGCAAGACCAGCTGGGCCTGTTTTACCTTATGAAAATGCCAGATATGTGAATGATAGTCATGATGGTAGGATATATGTCCAGAATTCCATCCTTCATCAGTCGGTCTCTCCACATTGTTATCACAGAAGTAACCCAGGGAAGTATAGTCGGATAGCATCCGAGATGGAAGCATCTCAGTTGAAACAAGCAGTTAAATCAATAAATGGCACGGGTCTTGAGATTGATTCCAAAGGACAAGCTCAATACACCCCATCTAAGTTGAACTCCTGCACGAGTTTCGACATGAATAGCAATCCATACTACCGGTCTCAAGTGAAAGCAGGAATGTTGAACGGACGAATTGCTATTGATGCGAAATTGTTGCAAGCACAGAGTCAGTTGGTTGCAGCGggagctgctgctgctgctgcccgGGAGGTTGGTGCCGTTCAACTCGGACTTACATGA
- the LOC125203110 gene encoding non-specific lipid-transfer protein 2-like, producing the protein MKKGVAALFVMVVMAVALVHDTAAMTCNLLELVSCSVAIKSGENPSAECCAKLKEQQPCFCQYIRNPLLKPYVDSPNAKKIAAACGIQPPTC; encoded by the coding sequence ATGAAGAAGGGTGTTGCAGCCTTGTTTGTGATGGTTGTAATGGCAGTGGCGCTGGTTCACGACACCGCAGCCATGACCTGCAACCTGTTGGAGCTCGTTTCGTGCAGCGTGGCGATCAAGTCGGGGGAGAATCCGTCCGCGGAGTGTTGTGCTAAGCTCAAGGAGCAGCAACCGTGCTTCTGCCAGTACATCAGGAACCCTCTCTTGAAGCCTTACGTAGACTCTCCTAATGCTAAGAAAATTGCTGCCGCCTGCGGAATCCAGCCTCCGACTTGCTGA